From the Cohaesibacter sp. ES.047 genome, one window contains:
- a CDS encoding DUF2207 domain-containing protein has protein sequence MQRLLSLCLSFLTVLAVALLTLGGANAQIAEEAIQDYRVDIIVNTDRTVDITETITVNAQGREIKRGIFRDIPVRYRRNDGMIVDLDLDVTGVRRDGGSEHYNTSQQGRYTRIRIGDADVMLEHGLHTYEISYRVQDSIGFFDDYDEIYWNATGNEWAFRIEEATVSVTLPDEAQIGDQYAVYTGAAGATGDAYELVSKTANSLVVRTTKALAPRQGMTVAVGWQKGVVPSPTKAEQSTALLLDNVPTLVLLIGNLALGGWFLFAWMRVGKDPEGGAIIPRYRPSKDLSPALASYITGMGQFKTGNQSAFMAALIDLAIKRRVVIDETGDDLVVRKESGGPWGDVGTDGLPAGEKALYSALFGGTSAVTFADMKHAKMATIMNAFSGAIETETNQVYFNRNLGYFLPGLAIAVVALIAFVYSSVALAAPYIFPIVELVGAALSVVVLTVLFAIFQAIRKKSSGPALKGAFLTVFFTIFLGVGFGVFVADEASFSLGFAFFRISSILLIILGILMIIFFSDWMKAPTRLGRKVMDEVEGLKLYMTVAVAEQAREAQVAGLPDLTPELYEDLLPYAIALGVEKDWSDVFEDKVFSQLPPERAYRPTWYRGTHFNPSRPAASLAGMTSSLGRDLSSAMTPPASSSSGSGGGGSSGGGGGGGGGGGW, from the coding sequence ATGCAACGCCTCCTTTCTCTTTGCCTGTCTTTTTTGACCGTCCTTGCTGTCGCGCTTCTGACGCTCGGGGGTGCCAATGCCCAGATCGCTGAAGAGGCGATCCAGGACTATCGCGTTGATATCATCGTCAACACGGATCGCACGGTCGACATCACCGAAACCATCACGGTCAATGCGCAGGGGCGGGAAATCAAGCGAGGGATCTTTCGCGATATTCCCGTGCGCTATCGGCGCAACGACGGGATGATTGTTGATCTCGATCTCGATGTGACCGGCGTCCGGCGCGATGGGGGAAGCGAGCATTACAATACGTCCCAGCAGGGGCGTTATACCCGCATTCGCATCGGTGATGCGGACGTGATGCTTGAGCATGGCCTGCATACCTATGAGATCAGCTACCGCGTTCAGGATTCCATCGGCTTTTTCGATGACTATGACGAGATCTACTGGAATGCGACCGGCAACGAATGGGCCTTCCGCATCGAGGAGGCAACGGTCTCTGTGACCTTGCCGGACGAAGCGCAGATTGGTGACCAGTATGCGGTCTATACCGGTGCGGCGGGGGCGACAGGCGATGCTTATGAACTGGTCTCAAAGACCGCAAACAGCCTTGTTGTCCGCACAACAAAGGCTCTCGCCCCCAGACAAGGCATGACCGTCGCGGTCGGCTGGCAGAAGGGTGTGGTTCCCTCGCCAACCAAAGCCGAGCAATCAACAGCCCTTCTTCTCGACAATGTCCCCACACTGGTGCTGCTGATTGGCAATCTGGCGCTCGGGGGCTGGTTCCTGTTCGCCTGGATGCGCGTTGGCAAGGACCCCGAAGGCGGCGCCATCATCCCGCGCTATCGCCCTTCCAAAGACCTCTCTCCAGCGTTGGCCAGCTATATCACCGGCATGGGACAATTCAAGACCGGCAATCAGTCCGCTTTCATGGCTGCCCTGATCGATCTGGCGATCAAACGGCGAGTGGTGATCGATGAGACCGGGGATGATCTTGTGGTCCGGAAGGAAAGCGGCGGTCCATGGGGAGATGTCGGCACAGATGGCTTGCCCGCAGGAGAAAAGGCGCTTTATTCAGCGCTCTTTGGCGGTACAAGCGCGGTAACCTTTGCCGACATGAAACACGCCAAGATGGCCACGATCATGAATGCCTTCTCGGGGGCCATCGAAACCGAAACCAATCAGGTCTATTTCAACCGCAATCTGGGCTATTTCCTGCCCGGTCTTGCGATTGCGGTCGTTGCTTTGATTGCCTTCGTCTACAGTTCGGTCGCGCTTGCCGCGCCATATATTTTCCCGATTGTTGAGCTTGTCGGCGCGGCCCTGAGTGTGGTTGTCCTGACGGTGCTGTTTGCAATCTTTCAGGCGATCCGCAAAAAGTCATCAGGCCCTGCGCTAAAGGGTGCCTTTCTGACGGTCTTCTTCACGATATTTCTCGGCGTTGGCTTTGGCGTTTTTGTCGCTGATGAGGCGAGCTTCTCGCTGGGGTTTGCCTTCTTCCGCATCAGCTCCATCTTGCTGATCATTCTGGGTATCCTGATGATCATCTTTTTCTCTGACTGGATGAAGGCACCGACCAGATTGGGCCGAAAAGTCATGGACGAGGTCGAGGGTCTGAAACTCTACATGACGGTGGCAGTCGCTGAACAAGCCCGAGAAGCCCAAGTCGCGGGTCTTCCCGATCTGACACCTGAGCTCTATGAGGATCTGTTGCCCTACGCGATCGCGCTTGGTGTTGAAAAAGACTGGTCCGATGTGTTCGAGGACAAGGTTTTCTCGCAATTGCCGCCGGAGAGAGCCTATCGCCCTACCTGGTATCGCGGGACCCACTTCAATCCCAGCCGACCCGCTGCATCTCTTGCAGGCATGACCAGTTCGCTCGGTCGTGACCTGTCGAGTGCCATGACGCCGCCTGCATCGTCTTCCTCGGGCTCCGGTGGTGGCGGGTCTTCGGGCGGCGGCGGCGGCGGCGGTGGTGGTGGTGGCTGGTAA
- a CDS encoding ribonuclease HII, with translation MTKRKKQVQMSLLSARPDGPDFALEESAIKRFGGPVAGVDEVGRGPLAGPVVTAAVILDPAAIPEGLNDSKKLSEARREALFDIICETAHVCVASAAPDRIDALNIRGATLWAMVKALEGLSLPPAYALFDGRDVPPGAPCPGEHVIKGDGRSVSIAAASIVAKVARDRMMKRIGRAFPGYGFEVHMGYGTRRHQEAIEQLGVCVHHRRSFRPIAERLARQDASTKTD, from the coding sequence ATGACAAAGCGCAAGAAACAGGTCCAGATGTCGTTGTTAAGCGCGCGCCCCGATGGCCCGGATTTCGCGCTTGAGGAAAGCGCCATCAAGCGATTTGGTGGCCCTGTTGCGGGCGTCGACGAGGTGGGGCGCGGGCCACTTGCCGGGCCGGTGGTCACAGCTGCGGTGATTCTCGATCCTGCGGCAATCCCCGAGGGACTTAATGATTCCAAAAAATTGAGCGAGGCCCGGCGCGAGGCGTTGTTCGATATTATTTGCGAAACGGCCCATGTCTGTGTTGCCAGTGCAGCACCAGATCGGATCGATGCGCTCAACATCCGCGGCGCGACCCTTTGGGCCATGGTGAAAGCACTGGAGGGGCTATCGCTCCCGCCCGCCTATGCGCTTTTTGACGGAAGGGACGTGCCGCCCGGAGCGCCCTGCCCCGGCGAACATGTCATCAAGGGCGACGGGCGCTCCGTGTCGATCGCAGCGGCTTCGATTGTCGCCAAGGTGGCCCGCGACCGCATGATGAAGCGGATCGGGCGGGCCTTTCCCGGATATGGTTTTGAAGTGCACATGGGCTATGGCACAAGACGGCATCAGGAAGCGATTGAGCAGCTCGGTGTCTGTGTGCATCACCGCAGGAGCTTCAGACCCATAGCCGAGCGCCTTGCAAGGCAAGACGCTTCGACCAAGACCGATTAG